Below is a window of Arabidopsis thaliana chromosome 2, partial sequence DNA.
CATTCGATGAGTACTTGGAGATTGGTGGTGTTGAGGTGTCAATGTATGTAACTGTTTCATGCAGTTTTCTTGGGTTGGTACAAACTGctagaagaaaaagttatgaGTGGCTTAAATCCAGACGGCCAAGTCAGTGAACGAAGTGTACTTGAAGTCAAGGAAGATAATATCAGGCGATATCTTATCACGGGCCACTAATGCTGGAAAAATGATAGATGTGACCTACAGGACCGGTGAAGAATTCACCCATCCACAAGGAAAATTCAAGGACTATATCATCTCTTTATTTGTcaatcttatttctctttgAAGATGAAATACCATATAGTGTGAAGTGTTGTGTAACTATTTGCATCTGTAACAAATCCAGATTTTCCAAAGAGAGCCTTTTCcaataattaacatatatattaaccCTTGAGAAAGATCCTGGACTTTCTTCTATTTACAACTATTAATCACTAAGAAAACTTAATGTTATATTCTGTcacatatttttcttcctttcgAAAGACAAATGAATATAACATGCACACATAAAAGATAACCTATAATTTATGATGAGTTCTTAGAAGCATCAGGTAAAGCAGGGGATTTGCAAATAGGGCAAGAGTTCTTCATAGACAACCATTTCTTGATGCACCTCCCATGGTAGTCATGACCACACCCCTTAACTTCCCCtaactcttctttttccttgtaCTCCTCCTATTTGTTTACCAATTACCACATCACCCTTAAGTTAGCCTACTTCTAACTTTATAGACACATAATGTTTCAGACAACTAAATCTTACCAggttgtgaaaaaaaaaaaaaaaactaaatcttACCAGGCAGATTGCACATTTTCTTTGCTCCTCTGTTTGATATGATGGATAATACATTGTTGCTAACAAGCAACTGGAGATTGCGCTGTCGGATAGACCAGTGTTGACACTCCCAATCCTTTCTCCAAGATCAAGGAGTTCCTGCATATATATGTCAGTACCAAAACTTTTCGTTTTGCCTATGTGAGGCTTCAAAAGATAAGTGTTTGGCTATTAACCTCATAGCTCATGTTATCGATGTCAAGCCTCATGTCTCTGTGGTGATCAAGCATGTTTCTGGATCCGTAGTATTGTGGTTGGCGATCTTCAACCATGAATTCCTATTATTACATACACCCCAAAAAATAACAGATTACAGTTCAGCATGCAGCAGAAAATGATAAGATTGCAAATCTATATCTTAATATTCGATATGCACTGTATCATATCGGCTTGATCTTTATCTTAATACTAAATGTAATTTAGACAGACTTCCACTCTAAATAATGCATCTGTAAGGGAAATATATACCTCAGATGAAAACCGTTCGTGGAGAGCAACTTCATCGAAAGGAGGCTGAAACCTCTCATAGGAACTTCTGCGTCTCCCTGGCCGATCACCGCTACGCCATGAAATGTGTGGTGGTGGCCTTAAATGCCTAGACGGATAAGTCTCAGTGACCAAATGAGACCTGTCTCCAGAAGAAGATGCTACATGTCCCGATCGCGAACCGTGTGAAGAAGATCTATAGGTGGATGTTGACCTATGAGAGAAGCGGCTGCTGCTTGTAGATAGTGTTGAAGTTCCAGGAACCCCGTGGGAAACTGTAGGGTTTCTGTTTCCGGTAAGCTCATGGTGATGATAGCCGGAAGTATTAACAGATAAGCTGTTGACAACACTTCTTGCAGGAAGGAAATTATTTGTCTCTGGACTAAAGCCATTTATATCTGCAAAGTGGGAATTAATGTGATTATTAGAAACAAAGACGATTCAGATATCGAGACAAAGTGAACTTTGCATACCTCTAAGAACTGGGGACAATCTAGCACAGTTCCAGTCTTTATTTCCGTGAGATGTCTGACCAGGAAATTGACCTGAGCCATAATGATCAACACTGTGGTGGTGTGTAGAATGAGAATCAAGGCTCAAGCTTCTTGGCAAATTATTTCTACCTAAGCTGGTCTCTGAATCAAGTGTAGGACGACTCCGGACATTCCTTGAAGAGCTCTCTCCCCTGATCGAGAGATTATTACTTCTGTAAGTTGGGTTCATAAGCCATGGCATGTAATGAGGGTCATGATCATGCGTTATTGATTTTCCCAAGTGCAATTCCGAGGGGAAATGAGTGTCTGCAGGAGTTCTGTCACCGTGATATTGGCTTGAACTACCCATTTCATAGATGGAAGAAGGACATGgtcgttttctcttttgtgcTCCTCTCACACTTTCCATAGATTGATGATCAACATAACTAGCATTTGACCATGTCTGGCTGTTGTAGCTTGAAGAAGATGCAAATGTCACATAATTCTCATGTGGAGCAGAGAAAGTTGGAACTGTTGAATTCACGGAAGGATCATGGGACGGCCCCGAAACCCCCGGATTGTAGTGTGGTCTCTCCACACTATGACCTGAGTCAGTATAAGCATTTGGTCCTGGAGAAGAGTTCCAATGAGAAGACACTGGCATTCCTTCATTCAACATGTTTTCTGCTGGATAAACATGTGATCTGTTCTCACTGGTCCCAGATGTTGCTGAGAAAATGTGGGATGGACAATAATTAATCAGAAATATGGAACATATTACCCTAAAACTAAACATGCATCATcaaccaaatttcaataaataaaaaacagattAAGGAACTATAGAATGAAGGACTAATTACCTTGACTCGAATATGGATGTTCTGGGTGTGTATGATTCCAGCCTTGATCATGTTCATCATCAAAAAACTGGGATGAACCAAGAAAATGTCTGTGCCCCATTAAACCTGCACAAAAATTTCTCTCACCATTCAAAATCCCAGGAAAACATCCGCAAgctcagaaaaaaaaaaaatctataatttcCAACCAACATAGTTTACTTTCAGTCTGATAGCCAAATTTCCCaagtaaatatataagaaatcaGTCCATAGTTTCAAGCTCTAGTACCATTACCTTTGTAACATGTACCTACCATATTATATACCTCAGATCTCATGATATCATAAGCAAACAAGTTTTTGTGGACTTAGGCTCTGTGCTGCAGGAAAGTTCATGATGcttatacatgaaaaataaacCTTAATAGTACAGATCTTTTAGTTCATAAGAAAAACTTACATAGAAGAGTTTGTCAATAACAACAGACATACTTcttttaaaccaaaagaaaagagaggcaGAAAACAAGCACGGTTGGGAAACTAAGAAGCCTTTGCATTTAAAGTATCACTAAGGTTCTCGACTCTCCAAACCAGAGCCATCAAAAGTGAAGAGTAATACAAGGAGTTCATCAAATTACACACTTTCAAAAAGTCTATAGAATTTACAGAAAAGTCTATAGGAAACTGATTAGGAAATAGAAGAGGATGAAAGAATAAGGCACGATGGCAAATTATCATATACTGTATCCGCATAAAAGAGCATCAGAGCAAGTTCATGCAAAATAGGTAACACTTGATATCATCTTTTCAGTTTCTATCAATGTACTACTTCTTCGTTTATATTCAAGTAAAGGCCTTGTACATGTATTTCACTAAACTTACAACCATAGATGACATGAGCAAGAAAATTACATGGAAAATCCAATAGCAGGACTTAAgcttaaaatatttttctgaaCCGAAACCCTCAAAAGTGCACCTGCAGGCAAATAATCCTAGAAGGATATAGGTTTAGAAAGTCCTAACCACGAATACACTACACTACCCAAGTGATAAAGCCGTCGTGCTTGATTGATCACTGATTCATCATTTCTGCACACCTTTAAAGTAGACCAACAGGAAGCAATTAGGCCCTTGACTTCACTAATACAATGAGAACACCAAATTCTATTCCTTCTCCTCTGATCCACAAATTGAATACACTACAGTTTCCTTAGATAAACGGATTTAGTCCACAAAAGTACTAGCCTGCAAAGGCTTACTACCTCATTTACTATTTCTGCGCTCTTATTGTCTTCAAACCCACCAGCACACCTTAATAGACTCCTGAATTCGGGCTTGTGTGAAAGGATGCtttcttaaaattagcatTATGTTTCACATCATTGTGCATCCAAATCAAATGCTTGTACGTGACAGCATGTCACTCTAGAAACCATTATATGATAGATGTAGTTTGTTAGGAAGATTGAAGTTCCCCACTCATGGATACCGTACCTCAAGCATCTTCAACTGACTAAACACACTCTGGTACACATGTGATGGCAGAGACTAGTTATGGTTATTTCCTTACCCCTATGGATCAGAATAACTTCTAGATGACTTGAGTTCAAGTTCGCTTTGCTTTCCCAATCAACCAAGAAGGTCCACAACACAATCCGCAAATCAGAATACATCAAGGATAGGCCAGCCACCAATCCTAATGGGCTAACATGAGGAACTAACATCTGTTTGAAATGTGTTATCAATGCAATTTCTTTAAGAATGATGCCAtaatttcaaagtttctaAAAGTTCtcaaagaggaagatgaattCTGACCTGAAACTATAGCCGTACTAGTTCTCAAATCTTCCAAACACTTGAATCACTGATTAGGCTTTTCTCCAGTTTCTCAACTACCAGAGGTTCGTGGTGGAGAAAGGTATGATAGAACTAGAAACCACCATTGCCACTAAACCTGCAGCCTGCAGGATACAAACCAGCTAAGCCTAGGTTATGCTAATACACTATATCCCAAACTAGCTTACCCGCATCGCTGAAGTAGCAGCCTGAACAACATTATCAACAGctaaccaaaacacaaagctTACAACATCTCCTCTAATCACCGAGCTGGTCTCTTCTCAGTATCGGAATCTTAAAAAGCTAACAACTACGTGAAAGAGAACAAATTCGAAGTCTGAAATTATCAGAACCGACTCCGGTTAACGGACATGATCGCGATCATACCCGAAGATTGTGGGAAAAGTCACCGATGTAGCAGCAAAACCGGGAATAAACCGGAttaaaccgaaaaaaagaaacaatccaTCATCACACAATcacaagagaaaaaaggaaacaacgATCGGCTTGTTTATACATACCAACACGAAATAATCAGCTCAACGGCGAAACAACAATAATGATCGGAGAAATGAGAAACATTACCAAAGCGTTCCGGCGATGAGAAAAGAAGACCGATCGGAGAAAAGCAAAGAGACGTATGGATTCGTATAGATGACGCAACCTTTTATGAAAAAGAggttttagagagagaaatatgttttgaagacaaattgctttcttttttggtgatGGTTGAGCGATGAAGAGTATCGGtttatatttaagaaaaatcaaattaaagcGGTTGAGTTACGACGTTGCCGGGACATTAATCCCTTCTCTGACCAACTTCACCGGCTACCGGTAAAACCCGTTCACTGTCTTATTGTCGACTaaacaatttattaattaactatGGTTCTTCAGTAATGGGCCTATATTTTTGGACTGTACTTGGGCCTCAGCTGTACGTATCAAAAGGGTTCGAGAAACTCAGAGATTAAAGGGATCTTGACCGTTGA
It encodes the following:
- a CDS encoding RING/U-box superfamily protein, whose amino-acid sequence is MRSEVYNMVGTCYKGLMGHRHFLGSSQFFDDEHDQGWNHTHPEHPYSSQATSGTSENRSHVYPAENMLNEGMPVSSHWNSSPGPNAYTDSGHSVERPHYNPGVSGPSHDPSVNSTVPTFSAPHENYVTFASSSSYNSQTWSNASYVDHQSMESVRGAQKRKRPCPSSIYEMGSSSQYHGDRTPADTHFPSELHLGKSITHDHDPHYMPWLMNPTYRSNNLSIRGESSSRNVRSRPTLDSETSLGRNNLPRSLSLDSHSTHHHSVDHYGSGQFPGQTSHGNKDWNCARLSPVLRDINGFSPETNNFLPARSVVNSLSVNTSGYHHHELTGNRNPTVSHGVPGTSTLSTSSSRFSHRSTSTYRSSSHGSRSGHVASSSGDRSHLVTETYPSRHLRPPPHISWRSGDRPGRRRSSYERFQPPFDEVALHERFSSEEFMVEDRQPQYYGSRNMLDHHRDMRLDIDNMSYEELLDLGERIGSVNTGLSDSAISSCLLATMYYPSYQTEEQRKCAICLEEYKEKEELGEVKGCGHDYHGRCIKKWLSMKNSCPICKSPALPDASKNSS
- a CDS encoding RING/U-box superfamily protein (RING/U-box superfamily protein; FUNCTIONS IN: zinc ion binding; LOCATED IN: endomembrane system; EXPRESSED IN: 18 plant structures; EXPRESSED DURING: 6 growth stages; CONTAINS InterPro DOMAIN/s: Zinc finger, RING-type (InterPro:IPR001841), Zinc finger, C3HC4 RING-type (InterPro:IPR018957); BEST Arabidopsis thaliana protein match is: RING/U-box superfamily protein (TAIR:AT4G34040.1).) yields the protein MLVPHVSPLGLVAGLSLMYSDLRIVLWTFLVDWESKANLNSSHLEVILIHRGLMGHRHFLGSSQFFDDEHDQGWNHTHPEHPYSSQATSGTSENRSHVYPAENMLNEGMPVSSHWNSSPGPNAYTDSGHSVERPHYNPGVSGPSHDPSVNSTVPTFSAPHENYVTFASSSSYNSQTWSNASYVDHQSMESVRGAQKRKRPCPSSIYEMGSSSQYHGDRTPADTHFPSELHLGKSITHDHDPHYMPWLMNPTYRSNNLSIRGESSSRNVRSRPTLDSETSLGRNNLPRSLSLDSHSTHHHSVDHYGSGQFPGQTSHGNKDWNCARLSPVLRDINGFSPETNNFLPARSVVNSLSVNTSGYHHHELTGNRNPTVSHGVPGTSTLSTSSSRFSHRSTSTYRSSSHGSRSGHVASSSGDRSHLVTETYPSRHLRPPPHISWRSGDRPGRRRSSYERFQPPFDEVALHERFSSEEFMVEDRQPQYYGSRNMLDHHRDMRLDIDNMSYEELLDLGERIGSVNTGLSDSAISSCLLATMYYPSYQTEEQRKCAICLEEYKEKEELGEVKGCGHDYHGRCIKKWLSMKNSCPICKSPALPDASKNSS
- a CDS encoding RING/U-box superfamily protein yields the protein MGHRHFLGSSQFFDDEHDQGWNHTHPEHPYSSQATSGTSENRSHVYPAENMLNEGMPVSSHWNSSPGPNAYTDSGHSVERPHYNPGVSGPSHDPSVNSTVPTFSAPHENYVTFASSSSYNSQTWSNASYVDHQSMESVRGAQKRKRPCPSSIYEMGSSSQYHGDRTPADTHFPSELHLGKSITHDHDPHYMPWLMNPTYRSNNLSIRGESSSRNVRSRPTLDSETSLGRNNLPRSLSLDSHSTHHHSVDHYGSGQFPGQTSHGNKDWNCARLSPVLRDINGFSPETNNFLPARSVVNSLSVNTSGYHHHELTGNRNPTVSHGVPGTSTLSTSSSRFSHRSTSTYRSSSHGSRSGHVASSSGDRSHLVTETYPSRHLRPPPHISWRSGDRPGRRRSSYERFQPPFDEVALHERFSSEEFMVEDRQPQYYGSRNMLDHHRDMRLDIDNMSYEELLDLGERIGSVNTGLSDSAISSCLLATMYYPSYQTEEQRKCAICLEEYKEKEELGEVKGCGHDYHGRCIKKWLSMKNSCPICKSPALPDASKNSS